A portion of the Leptospira kanakyensis genome contains these proteins:
- the yihA gene encoding ribosome biogenesis GTP-binding protein YihA/YsxC encodes MHKYSKEIPFPETKFFTSIAHLSEKEELDSVPSIAFMGRSNSGKSSLLNALSNHRGLAKVSKTPGKTKLINIFRTKEGFNLIDLPGFGYSKASHKEHKDMMKLLEGFLNSWQNLKILFILCDSQREFPEEELSTIEVAMEKKIKPVVIRTKIDKLNQSEQHRVRTDMEAAMNEIGVPFRVFYLSATTGRGVGELREFIVENMIDQTKVSK; translated from the coding sequence ATGCATAAGTATTCCAAAGAAATTCCCTTTCCTGAAACTAAATTTTTTACATCCATCGCGCACTTAAGTGAAAAGGAAGAATTGGATTCTGTACCTTCCATAGCTTTTATGGGAAGATCCAATTCGGGGAAGTCAAGTTTACTCAATGCACTGTCCAACCACAGAGGACTTGCCAAAGTTTCAAAAACCCCTGGGAAAACAAAACTCATCAATATATTTAGAACCAAAGAAGGATTTAACCTTATCGACTTACCAGGGTTTGGTTATTCAAAAGCCTCTCACAAAGAACACAAAGATATGATGAAACTTTTAGAAGGATTTCTAAATAGTTGGCAAAATTTAAAAATTCTATTCATTCTTTGTGATTCACAAAGAGAATTTCCCGAAGAGGAACTTTCCACCATTGAAGTGGCTATGGAAAAAAAAATCAAACCAGTGGTGATTCGTACAAAAATCGACAAACTCAACCAAAGCGAACAACATCGCGTACGTACGGACATGGAAGCTGCCATGAATGAAATTGGAGTACCATTCCGAGTATTTTATCTTTCGGCGACAACGGGAAGAGGTGTGGGAGAGTTACGTGAGTTTATCGTAGAAAATATGATCGATCAAACAAAGGTGTCTAAATAG
- a CDS encoding tRNA lysidine(34) synthetase: protein MKLKKGLEETGRLVRYHELKKITDKNPAIILTGHHCKDYTESIFLHLTRGGGKKAFYTLPPYDGERFLPLVFFEDKELDQLYLFVSETMRIFEDESNKDPVYKRNRLRMELLPVLEKESWNFHKTYWNFHDRSQLNLQFDLKRENTQKPTPHLFRIPHETWTSLNLSSKKELIDFHLKLLGHYPLYKSGFDNFHLQSEGERAFLENKNCFLYKSKFGDLFIIDKKSPAFKKAVSHREGNFLYIEWNQNRFKLSDPEEKYNLGSWHHGQKIQIRSGNKEISECMRENGIPFFLRTFIPILYFEGEPIQILFSLFSKSEKNYPKRIYLER from the coding sequence CTGAAACTAAAAAAGGGATTAGAAGAAACGGGAAGACTTGTTCGTTACCACGAATTAAAAAAAATTACCGATAAAAATCCGGCAATCATCCTTACCGGCCATCACTGCAAAGATTATACGGAATCTATTTTTTTACACCTAACAAGAGGTGGCGGAAAAAAGGCATTTTATACACTACCTCCATATGACGGGGAACGATTTTTACCTTTAGTTTTTTTTGAAGATAAAGAGTTAGACCAACTTTATTTATTTGTTTCTGAAACCATGCGAATCTTTGAAGATGAATCTAACAAAGATCCCGTCTATAAACGTAACCGGCTTCGTATGGAATTATTACCGGTCTTAGAAAAAGAGAGTTGGAACTTTCATAAAACCTATTGGAATTTTCATGATAGATCCCAACTCAATTTGCAGTTTGATTTAAAAAGAGAAAACACTCAAAAACCAACTCCACATTTGTTTCGAATCCCTCATGAAACTTGGACGAGCCTCAATTTATCATCCAAAAAAGAACTGATTGACTTCCATTTAAAACTCCTAGGACACTACCCTCTGTACAAATCAGGTTTTGATAATTTCCATCTCCAATCGGAAGGAGAAAGGGCATTTTTAGAAAATAAAAACTGTTTTTTATACAAATCGAAGTTTGGTGATCTTTTCATTATTGATAAAAAATCTCCAGCCTTTAAAAAAGCAGTCTCTCACCGGGAAGGAAATTTTCTTTATATTGAATGGAATCAAAACAGATTCAAACTCTCCGATCCAGAAGAGAAATACAATTTGGGATCTTGGCACCATGGCCAAAAAATTCAAATTCGCTCAGGAAATAAGGAAATTTCCGAATGTATGAGGGAAAACGGAATCCCTTTTTTCCTAAGAACTTTCATTCCTATACTTTATTTTGAAGGAGAACCCATCCAAATTTTGTTTTCTCTGTTTTCAAAAAGTGAAAAGAATTATCCCAAACGAATCTATTTGGAAAGGTGA